From Fusobacterium russii ATCC 25533, a single genomic window includes:
- a CDS encoding shikimate kinase yields the protein MKDNIALIGFMGSGKTTVGKVLAKLMDMKFVDIDKIIAASEKKSIAEIFEEKGQIYFRDLEREIIAQEALKNNCVISTGGGSILDNENIKRLKETSFVVYLDCTIECLYQRLKNSTTRPILNIAEDKRKIIEELYEKRRFLYEISADFTVKIDETTNIFDTVYIIKDAYILS from the coding sequence ATGAAAGATAATATTGCTTTGATTGGCTTTATGGGCAGTGGAAAAACAACAGTGGGAAAAGTTCTTGCGAAGCTTATGGATATGAAATTTGTAGATATTGATAAAATAATTGCAGCAAGTGAAAAAAAATCTATTGCTGAAATTTTTGAAGAAAAAGGACAGATCTACTTTAGAGATTTAGAAAGAGAAATTATAGCTCAAGAGGCTCTAAAAAATAACTGTGTCATTTCAACAGGAGGAGGCTCAATATTAGATAATGAAAATATTAAGAGATTAAAAGAAACTTCTTTTGTTGTTTATTTAGACTGTACTATTGAATGCTTATATCAGAGATTAAAAAATTCCACAACAAGACCAATATTAAATATAGCAGAAGATAAAAGAAAAATTATAGAAGAACTTTATGAGAAAAGAAGATTTTTATATGAAATATCCGCAGATTTCACTGTGAAAATAGATGAAACAACAAATATTTTTGACACTGTCTATATAATAAAAGATGCATATATATTATCATAG
- a CDS encoding copper homeostasis protein CutC, with the protein MLEVCLQNIDDIEILNKYRDIVGRIELISAIEVGGLTPSIEMLKTVKERTDIPVMSMLRYRAGDFYYTENEHSLHEESLMNLLKYTDGIVFGSLTKENKINIEQTKRILELTKKANKEFVFHRAIDCTANYEESVKLLDELGVTRILTSGHESDVVKGLKNIKKLKTNCEILAGAGINENNFKDFLPLQIHGTFSKKVDSSYGFYLKLDEDKLKKIRAYLL; encoded by the coding sequence ATGTTAGAGGTCTGTTTACAAAATATTGATGATATTGAAATCTTAAATAAGTATAGAGATATTGTAGGTAGAATTGAATTAATTTCAGCTATTGAAGTTGGAGGTTTGACACCGAGTATAGAAATGTTAAAAACAGTAAAGGAAAGGACGGACATTCCTGTTATGTCTATGCTTAGATATAGAGCTGGGGATTTTTATTATACTGAAAATGAGCATAGCTTACATGAAGAAAGTTTGATGAATTTGTTAAAGTATACAGATGGTATTGTATTTGGCTCACTTACAAAAGAAAATAAAATAAATATTGAGCAGACAAAGAGAATTTTAGAGCTTACTAAAAAAGCAAATAAAGAATTTGTTTTTCATAGAGCCATTGACTGTACGGCAAACTATGAAGAAAGTGTAAAACTTCTTGATGAACTTGGAGTTACAAGAATCCTTACAAGCGGGCATGAAAGTGATGTTGTAAAAGGTTTAAAAAATATAAAGAAATTAAAAACAAACTGTGAAATTCTGGCAGGTGCAGGAATAAACGAAAATAATTTTAAAGATTTTCTGCCTTTACAAATACATGGGACATTTTCAAAAAAAGTGGATTCCTCTTATGGTTTTTATTTAAAGCTTGATGAAGATAAATTGAAGAAGATAAGGGCGTATTTATTATAA
- the murI gene encoding glutamate racemase gives MKIAVFDSGIGGLSVLHLALKKFPKENFLYYADSDNVPYGMKTKEQILKLVDQAIQNMIKEDVKAIVVACNTATSAAIQEMREKYSLPLIGMEPAVKKAVDFYGSSRILVIATPLTVKGKKLQDLITRVDREHLVDLIALPDLVNFAENEKFIEKEVLNYLLKELGGIDWEKYSSIVLGCTHFNYFKDSLREILPSHVNLLDGNEGTINKLYSELEKNKLLENFDKREVEFYCSGRKISEKNEVERMERYLNRLEKMLDIK, from the coding sequence ATGAAAATAGCTGTTTTTGATTCAGGCATTGGAGGACTATCTGTTCTTCATTTGGCATTAAAAAAATTTCCCAAGGAAAATTTTTTATATTATGCAGATTCGGATAATGTACCTTATGGGATGAAGACAAAAGAACAAATTTTAAAACTTGTAGACCAAGCAATACAAAATATGATAAAGGAAGATGTTAAAGCTATTGTTGTAGCTTGTAATACCGCTACCAGTGCAGCTATTCAAGAGATGAGAGAAAAATATTCTCTTCCTTTAATAGGGATGGAACCTGCTGTAAAAAAAGCAGTGGATTTTTATGGCAGTAGCAGAATTTTGGTTATTGCAACTCCTCTAACTGTGAAAGGTAAAAAATTACAGGATTTGATAACTAGAGTTGATAGAGAACATTTGGTGGATTTGATAGCTCTACCTGATTTAGTTAATTTTGCTGAGAATGAAAAATTTATAGAAAAAGAAGTGTTAAATTATTTATTAAAAGAATTGGGAGGAATAGATTGGGAAAAGTACTCCTCAATAGTTTTAGGTTGCACACATTTTAACTATTTTAAAGATAGTTTAAGGGAAATTTTACCTTCTCATGTAAATCTTTTAGACGGGAATGAGGGAACAATTAATAAACTTTATTCAGAGTTAGAAAAAAATAAACTTTTAGAGAATTTTGATAAGAGGGAAGTTGAATTCTATTGTTCTGGACGAAAAATTAGTGAAAAGAATGAAGTTGAACGAATGGAGAGATATTTAAATAGATTAGAAAAAATGTTGGATATAAAATAG
- the mutL gene encoding DNA mismatch repair endonuclease MutL, translating to MAVIKILDESVSNAIAAGEVVENPTSMIKELIENSLDAKSSEIKIEVKNGGLDLSITDNGCGMVKEDLLLSIERHATSKISKKEDLFKINTYGFRGEALSSISSVSKMILASRTKDMESAIQINVLGGKVTNLKEISKNVGTYIEIKDLFYNTPARLKFLRKESTEYLNIKDIVMKEALSNPEVKFLLTLDGRESIRTSGNGIDNAILEIFGKNYLKNSEKFSLGYLGNAELFKSNRDSIFTFINGRAVKSKLIEDAIIDAYHTKLMKGKYPFAIIFLNINPADIDVNVHPSKKIVKFANNAEIYSLVKNEVSAAFINDEEFISARIQEKEEKESFTEPENKLIENDEVSNSNLLDINTFKKELSNENQEYNKLSQLASIDRDEYKNMAEFSSKINEDKLLIEPDIKNNFEIKEEFENEILEKKEEAPKEKYIFKREEINKGKVFDDFSSLKNINFRVIGQLFDSFILVERNSMFEIYDQHIIHERILYEKLKQEFYNKTITKQNLLVPIRVNLDPREKQLVLDNLETFSLFGFEIDDFDKNEILIRTTPVMDLRDSYENILRNILENILKNKDEDIRENIIVSMSCKGAIKANHKLNMEEMYSMVSKLHEVGEYTCPHGRPIIVKLSLYDLERLFKRK from the coding sequence ATGGCAGTGATAAAAATTTTAGATGAAAGTGTTTCCAATGCAATAGCTGCTGGAGAAGTTGTAGAAAATCCTACTAGTATGATTAAGGAACTTATTGAAAATTCACTGGACGCAAAAAGTAGTGAAATTAAAATTGAAGTAAAAAATGGCGGCTTAGATTTAAGCATTACTGACAATGGTTGTGGAATGGTAAAAGAGGATCTACTCTTATCCATAGAAAGACATGCAACTAGTAAAATTTCTAAAAAAGAAGATCTTTTTAAAATAAATACCTATGGTTTTAGAGGTGAAGCATTATCCTCTATAAGTTCAGTATCTAAAATGATACTTGCCTCAAGAACAAAGGATATGGAAAGTGCCATACAAATTAATGTTTTAGGAGGGAAGGTTACAAATTTAAAGGAAATTTCTAAAAATGTGGGAACATATATAGAGATTAAAGATTTGTTTTATAACACACCTGCAAGACTTAAATTTCTAAGAAAAGAGAGTACTGAATATCTAAATATAAAGGATATTGTTATGAAAGAAGCACTTTCTAACCCGGAAGTTAAGTTTTTGTTGACACTTGATGGTAGAGAAAGTATAAGAACAAGTGGAAATGGTATTGACAATGCAATACTTGAAATTTTTGGTAAGAATTATTTAAAAAATTCTGAAAAATTTTCACTTGGTTATTTAGGTAATGCTGAACTTTTTAAATCTAATCGAGATTCAATTTTTACCTTTATAAATGGTAGAGCTGTAAAATCAAAATTAATAGAAGATGCTATTATTGACGCGTACCATACAAAGCTTATGAAAGGAAAATATCCTTTTGCTATAATATTTTTAAATATTAATCCTGCTGATATAGATGTAAATGTTCATCCATCTAAAAAAATTGTTAAATTCGCCAATAATGCAGAAATTTATTCTCTTGTTAAAAATGAAGTAAGTGCGGCTTTTATAAATGATGAAGAATTTATATCAGCTCGTATTCAGGAGAAGGAAGAAAAGGAAAGTTTTACTGAGCCAGAAAATAAACTTATAGAAAACGATGAAGTTTCTAATTCAAATCTACTTGATATAAATACTTTCAAAAAGGAGCTTTCAAATGAGAATCAAGAATACAATAAACTATCTCAATTAGCTTCTATTGACAGAGATGAATATAAAAATATGGCTGAATTTTCAAGTAAAATTAATGAAGATAAACTTTTGATAGAGCCGGATATAAAAAATAATTTTGAAATAAAAGAAGAATTTGAAAATGAAATTTTAGAAAAAAAGGAAGAAGCTCCTAAAGAAAAGTACATTTTTAAGAGAGAAGAGATAAATAAGGGAAAAGTTTTTGATGATTTTTCAAGTCTAAAAAATATTAATTTTAGAGTTATAGGTCAACTTTTTGATTCTTTTATTTTAGTTGAAAGAAACTCTATGTTTGAAATCTATGATCAACATATAATACATGAAAGAATTTTATATGAAAAATTAAAGCAGGAATTTTATAATAAAACTATTACTAAACAAAATCTTCTTGTCCCTATAAGAGTAAATCTTGATCCTAGAGAAAAACAGCTTGTTTTAGATAATCTTGAAACATTTTCACTATTTGGTTTTGAGATAGATGACTTTGATAAAAATGAAATTTTAATAAGAACTACACCTGTTATGGATTTAAGGGATAGCTATGAAAATATTTTAAGAAATATATTAGAAAATATTTTAAAAAATAAAGACGAAGATATTAGAGAAAATATAATAGTTTCTATGTCCTGTAAAGGAGCTATAAAAGCAAATCATAAGCTCAATATGGAGGAGATGTATTCAATGGTTTCAAAGCTTCATGAAGTTGGTGAGTATACTTGCCCACATGGCAGACCTATAATTGTGAAATTATCACTCTATGATTTAGAAAGACTATTTAAAAGAAAATAG
- a CDS encoding 23S rRNA (pseudouridine(1915)-N(3))-methyltransferase RlmH: protein MNVKIVCIGKIKDKYITEGIFEFSKRMQVFANLEIIELKEYTKENSVELSIKKESEEILKYLSKFNSYEILLDLNGKEFDSRSMSNYIENLKNNGISNISFIIGGSDGVNEELKKRVNLKLKFSNFTFPHQLMRLILMEQIYRWFAISNNIKYHK from the coding sequence TTGAATGTAAAGATTGTTTGTATTGGAAAAATAAAAGATAAATATATAACTGAAGGAATTTTTGAGTTTTCAAAAAGAATGCAGGTTTTTGCTAATTTAGAAATAATAGAATTAAAAGAATATACTAAAGAAAACTCAGTTGAACTTTCTATAAAAAAGGAATCTGAGGAAATTTTAAAATATTTATCAAAATTTAATTCTTACGAAATTTTATTAGATTTAAATGGAAAAGAATTTGATTCAAGATCTATGTCCAACTATATTGAAAATTTAAAAAATAATGGAATAAGCAATATCAGTTTTATAATTGGAGGTTCTGATGGAGTTAATGAAGAGTTAAAGAAAAGAGTCAATTTGAAATTGAAATTTTCTAATTTCACTTTTCCTCACCAACTGATGAGATTAATTCTTATGGAACAAATCTATAGATGGTTTGCTATTTCTAATAATATTAAATATCACAAATAA
- a CDS encoding tetratricopeptide repeat protein: MKSLKKLSILFSVIIFASCTSLKNNSLKGIRDILGLDNEGKENSVTERVENQNDFIQEEVVLTSENVEQYLNIVKDRLKKSEKRINTSMDDSYKVLVGEYLVTPVNSGNVAKVVSAPKNTNTRVKVEDGNLIFRTIYRGNYGLSIYEGNNLIRKINIAALTKFNFSESNIYDIIAENSQKNNKTLENAISLYKIYYPNGTNIRKVNYFLLNYAYKKEDKTMINEALDALKSDIANFNENDQITILRAAKLVNKDIFIPASLYRTANKELEKELATYIKDKNILDKKDVVFLEKTSANENDSDRNTTLEKISSWYKNNGDVSKAKDLENKNSTSKTESLYDIAMKNMNTNPKLAIDNFKKSLSTEKNASKRAEIYYNIANSYLKLGNKVEALKYLTLIKQEFVGSDWVKKSELLINTIK, encoded by the coding sequence ATGAAAAGTTTAAAAAAATTATCAATTTTGTTTTCTGTAATTATTTTTGCAAGTTGTACTAGTTTAAAAAATAATTCTTTAAAGGGTATTAGAGATATCTTAGGACTTGATAATGAAGGAAAAGAAAATTCTGTAACTGAAAGAGTAGAAAATCAAAATGATTTTATTCAAGAAGAAGTAGTCTTAACTAGTGAAAATGTTGAGCAATATTTAAATATAGTAAAAGACAGATTAAAAAAATCTGAAAAAAGAATTAATACATCTATGGATGACAGTTATAAAGTTTTGGTGGGAGAGTATCTTGTAACTCCGGTTAATAGCGGAAATGTCGCAAAAGTAGTTAGTGCTCCTAAAAATACAAATACAAGAGTTAAAGTAGAGGACGGTAATTTAATTTTCAGAACTATATATAGAGGAAATTATGGACTTTCAATCTATGAAGGAAATAATTTAATTAGAAAAATAAATATTGCCGCACTCACAAAATTTAATTTTTCAGAAAGTAATATTTATGATATAATAGCTGAAAATTCTCAAAAAAATAATAAAACTTTAGAAAATGCTATATCTTTATATAAAATTTATTATCCTAATGGAACTAACATTAGAAAAGTTAATTATTTTCTTTTAAATTATGCTTATAAAAAAGAAGATAAAACTATGATTAATGAGGCTTTAGATGCATTAAAATCAGATATAGCTAACTTTAATGAAAATGACCAAATTACAATTTTAAGAGCTGCTAAACTAGTTAATAAAGATATTTTTATCCCAGCAAGTTTATATAGAACAGCAAATAAAGAACTTGAAAAAGAGCTTGCTACTTATATAAAAGATAAAAATATTTTAGATAAAAAAGATGTAGTCTTTTTAGAAAAAACAAGTGCAAATGAAAATGACAGTGATAGAAATACTACCTTAGAAAAGATTAGTTCTTGGTATAAAAATAATGGAGATGTTTCTAAAGCAAAAGATTTAGAAAATAAAAATTCTACATCAAAGACTGAAAGCTTATATGATATCGCTATGAAAAATATGAATACAAATCCTAAGCTTGCAATTGATAATTTCAAAAAATCTCTTTCAACAGAAAAAAATGCTAGTAAAAGAGCTGAAATTTATTATAATATTGCAAATTCTTATCTAAAGTTAGGAAATAAAGTTGAAGCTTTAAAATATCTAACTCTTATTAAACAAGAATTTGTAGGTAGTGATTGGGTCAAAAAAAGTGAATTACTAATAAATACAATTAAATAA
- the lysS gene encoding lysine--tRNA ligase, which translates to MERYFDRLEKEPLIAERWKKIEELEKSGIKAFGPKYDKQNMIGDILKHSPEENLKFKTAGRLMSLRGKGKVYFGHIEDQSGKIQVYLKKDELGEEIFDKIVKMLNVGDIIAVEGELFITHTEELTLRGSKVNLLTKNVRALPEKYHGLTDVEIRYRKRYLDLIMNKDVRDTFIKRTKIIKLVRKYLDDRGFLEVETPIMHPILGGAAARPFITHHNTLDIDLYLRIAPELYLKRLIVGGFEKVYDLNRNFRNEGISTRHNPEFTMVELYQAHADFNDMMDLTEGLITTIAKEINGTTEITYDGVDLKLENFARVHMVDLIKEVTGVDFWQDMSFEEAKKLAKEHNVEVAEHMNSVGHIINQFFEEKCEEKVIQPTFIYGHPVEISPLAKRNADNPKFTDRFELFINKREYANAFTELNDPADQRGRFEAQVEEAMLGNDEVPPVVDDDYVEALEYGMPPTGGLGIGIDRLVMLITGAPSIRDVILFPQMKPRD; encoded by the coding sequence ATGGAGAGATATTTTGATAGGTTAGAAAAAGAACCACTTATTGCTGAAAGATGGAAGAAAATTGAAGAATTAGAAAAATCTGGGATAAAAGCTTTTGGTCCAAAATACGATAAACAAAATATGATAGGTGATATTTTAAAACACAGCCCTGAAGAAAATTTAAAATTTAAAACAGCTGGAAGATTGATGTCGCTTAGAGGAAAAGGGAAGGTATATTTTGGTCATATTGAAGATCAAAGTGGAAAGATACAAGTTTACTTAAAAAAAGATGAATTAGGTGAAGAAATTTTTGATAAAATTGTAAAAATGCTTAATGTAGGTGACATAATTGCCGTGGAAGGTGAGCTTTTTATAACTCATACTGAAGAGTTAACTTTAAGGGGATCAAAAGTTAATTTACTTACAAAAAATGTAAGAGCTTTACCTGAAAAATATCATGGGCTTACTGATGTTGAAATAAGATACAGAAAAAGATATCTGGACTTAATAATGAATAAAGATGTGAGAGATACTTTTATAAAGAGAACTAAAATTATAAAATTAGTCAGAAAGTATTTAGATGATAGAGGTTTCTTAGAAGTTGAAACTCCTATAATGCATCCTATTTTAGGAGGAGCTGCGGCAAGACCTTTTATCACACACCACAATACTTTAGATATAGACTTATATTTAAGAATAGCACCAGAATTATATTTAAAAAGATTAATTGTAGGTGGTTTTGAAAAAGTTTATGATTTAAATAGAAATTTCAGAAATGAAGGAATTTCAACAAGGCATAATCCTGAATTTACAATGGTCGAATTATATCAGGCTCATGCTGATTTTAATGATATGATGGATTTAACAGAAGGTTTAATTACAACTATTGCTAAAGAAATTAATGGTACTACTGAAATAACTTATGATGGTGTTGATTTAAAACTTGAAAATTTTGCAAGAGTCCATATGGTAGATTTAATTAAAGAGGTTACAGGAGTTGATTTCTGGCAAGATATGAGCTTTGAAGAAGCTAAAAAATTGGCTAAAGAACATAATGTAGAAGTTGCTGAGCATATGAACAGTGTTGGTCATATTATAAATCAATTTTTTGAAGAAAAGTGTGAAGAGAAGGTTATTCAGCCTACATTTATTTATGGTCATCCAGTTGAAATTTCTCCACTGGCTAAAAGAAATGCTGATAATCCAAAATTTACAGATAGATTTGAACTATTTATAAATAAGAGAGAATATGCAAATGCATTTACAGAATTAAATGATCCGGCTGATCAAAGAGGAAGATTTGAGGCACAAGTTGAAGAAGCTATGCTAGGAAATGATGAAGTTCCTCCGGTTGTAGATGATGACTATGTAGAAGCTCTTGAATATGGTATGCCTCCTACAGGTGGTCTTGGAATAGGTATAGATAGACTTGTTATGCTTATAACTGGTGCTCCATCGATAAGAGATGTAATTTTATTTCCACAAATGAAACCAAGAGATTAA
- a CDS encoding CidA/LrgA family protein: MLNEFIIIFLINYIGIIISNIFKLPIPGTIIGMILFFMLLYTKVLKVEEVEGAVNVLLLNMTILFLPPAVRVLDSIHLLTGQFIKVLILIVFTTFITMGVTGKVVQFMIEVTEKKEGKR, encoded by the coding sequence ATGCTAAACGAATTTATAATTATTTTCCTAATAAATTATATAGGAATAATTATTTCAAATATTTTTAAGCTTCCCATTCCAGGAACAATAATAGGAATGATTCTATTTTTTATGCTTCTATATACAAAAGTCTTAAAAGTTGAGGAAGTAGAAGGTGCAGTCAATGTTTTACTGTTGAATATGACTATTCTTTTTTTACCGCCGGCGGTTAGAGTTTTAGATAGTATTCATCTTTTAACCGGTCAATTTATAAAAGTTCTAATACTTATAGTTTTTACAACTTTTATAACTATGGGCGTAACAGGAAAAGTTGTTCAATTTATGATAGAGGTAACAGAAAAAAAAGAGGGAAAAAGATGA
- a CDS encoding LrgB family protein produces MKETIVNNVFFGILISCIAFEIGKIIFKKTQSPIFNPLLIGTILVISILKFFNISTESYFNGASLITFFLGPATVALALPLYKQWSLFKRYFIPVMTGAIIGSFVAIISVISLGKILVIDKTLLYSFIPKSITTPIGIEVSTMIGGIPSLTVLSIILTGITGNVTAPFICKIFRIKHSVAKGIGIGVASHAVGTTKAMEMGEIEGSMSALSIVFAGILTLIWAPILKFLV; encoded by the coding sequence ATGAAAGAAACAATAGTTAATAATGTATTTTTTGGAATTTTAATTAGCTGCATTGCCTTTGAGATTGGAAAAATTATATTTAAGAAAACACAATCTCCAATTTTTAATCCACTTTTAATTGGGACGATTTTAGTTATAAGCATTTTAAAATTCTTTAATATTTCCACTGAAAGTTATTTTAACGGTGCCAGTCTTATAACTTTTTTCCTAGGTCCTGCAACAGTTGCATTAGCTCTTCCGCTTTACAAGCAGTGGAGCCTATTTAAAAGATATTTTATACCTGTAATGACAGGAGCAATTATAGGTTCTTTTGTGGCTATAATTTCAGTTATCTCTTTGGGAAAAATCTTGGTAATAGATAAGACCTTGCTTTATTCTTTTATACCTAAATCTATAACAACTCCTATAGGAATAGAGGTAAGTACAATGATTGGCGGTATTCCTTCTTTAACAGTTTTAAGCATAATTTTAACGGGAATCACTGGAAATGTTACAGCCCCTTTCATTTGTAAAATTTTTAGGATAAAACATTCGGTTGCCAAAGGAATTGGTATTGGAGTTGCAAGTCATGCTGTTGGAACAACAAAAGCTATGGAAATGGGGGAAATAGAAGGTTCAATGAGTGCACTTTCCATTGTTTTTGCAGGAATACTAACTCTTATCTGGGCACCAATTTTAAAATTTTTAGTCTAA
- a CDS encoding N-acetylmannosamine-6-phosphate 2-epimerase, protein MNKILEKIKGKLIVSCQALEDEPLHSPYIMGRMAYAAFVGGAAGIRANTVIDIQEIKKNVNLPIIGIIKKVYGDCNVYITPTFKEIKELIDEGVDIIAIDATKRERPDKKNLEDLIKEVKEKYPEQILMADISSAEEALFAEKIGFDIVGTTLVGYTDYTRGRDPLEELRKVTDVLDIPVIAEGNIDSPQKARTALALGAFAVVVGGAITRPQQITKKFVDEMKK, encoded by the coding sequence ATGAATAAAATATTGGAAAAAATAAAGGGAAAGCTTATAGTTTCTTGTCAGGCATTGGAAGATGAGCCTTTGCATAGTCCTTATATTATGGGAAGGATGGCATACGCAGCATTTGTAGGTGGAGCTGCCGGAATAAGAGCAAATACAGTTATTGATATTCAAGAAATCAAAAAGAATGTCAATCTTCCAATTATAGGTATAATAAAGAAAGTATATGGGGACTGTAATGTGTATATTACACCAACATTCAAAGAAATAAAAGAACTTATAGATGAAGGTGTAGATATAATTGCAATAGATGCTACAAAGAGAGAAAGACCTGATAAAAAAAATTTAGAGGATTTAATTAAAGAAGTTAAAGAAAAATATCCTGAGCAAATATTGATGGCTGATATATCATCTGCTGAAGAGGCATTATTTGCTGAAAAAATTGGTTTTGATATAGTTGGAACAACTCTTGTAGGCTATACGGATTATACAAGAGGAAGAGATCCTTTGGAAGAATTAAGAAAAGTCACAGATGTTTTGGATATTCCTGTCATAGCAGAGGGAAATATAGATAGCCCACAAAAAGCTAGAACTGCACTTGCCTTAGGAGCTTTTGCCGTTGTTGTAGGAGGAGCTATAACAAGACCTCAGCAAATAACTAAGAAATTTGTAGATGAAATGAAAAAATAA
- a CDS encoding N-acetylneuraminate lyase produces the protein MKGIYSALMVPYNEDGSINEKGLREIIRHNIDKMKIDGLYVGGSTGENFMISTDEKKRVFEIAIDEAKDSVHLIAQVGSINLYEAVELGKYATKLGYKCLSAVTPFYYKFDFSEIKNYYETIVRETGNNMVIYSIPFLTGVNINVSQFAELFKNEKIIGVKFTAGDFYLLERIRKAFPDKLIFSGFDEMLLPAAVMGIDGAIGSTFNVNGPRAKEILNLVKAGKNEEALKVQNITNDLIEGILSNGLYQTIKEIMKLQGVNAGYCRKPMKKIDEKQVAFAKELYNKYLAN, from the coding sequence ATGAAAGGTATTTATTCAGCACTTATGGTGCCTTACAATGAAGATGGAAGCATTAATGAAAAAGGACTAAGAGAAATCATCAGACACAATATAGATAAGATGAAAATTGATGGTTTATATGTCGGTGGAAGTACAGGGGAAAACTTTATGATTTCTACTGATGAGAAGAAAAGAGTATTTGAAATAGCTATTGATGAAGCTAAAGATAGTGTTCATTTAATAGCTCAAGTAGGGAGTATAAATTTATATGAGGCTGTAGAACTTGGTAAATATGCAACGAAATTAGGATATAAGTGTTTATCAGCTGTAACTCCTTTTTATTATAAATTTGATTTCTCTGAAATAAAAAATTACTACGAAACTATAGTTAGAGAAACTGGCAATAACATGGTTATTTATTCTATACCATTTTTAACTGGTGTTAATATTAATGTTTCACAATTTGCTGAACTATTTAAAAATGAAAAAATAATAGGTGTTAAATTTACTGCTGGAGATTTTTATTTATTGGAGAGAATAAGAAAAGCTTTCCCTGATAAATTAATTTTTTCCGGTTTTGATGAAATGTTATTACCTGCTGCAGTGATGGGAATTGACGGGGCAATAGGAAGTACTTTTAATGTAAATGGTCCTAGAGCTAAAGAAATTTTAAACTTGGTAAAAGCAGGAAAGAATGAAGAAGCCTTAAAAGTTCAAAATATAACAAATGATTTAATAGAAGGTATTTTATCTAATGGTTTATATCAAACAATAAAAGAAATAATGAAACTTCAAGGTGTTAATGCCGGCTATTGCAGAAAACCAATGAAAAAAATAGATGAAAAACAAGTAGCCTTTGCAAAAGAATTATACAATAAATATTTGGCTAATTAA
- a CDS encoding YhcH/YjgK/YiaL family protein — protein MIYGEIKDIKTYRGLSKNLDKAIEYISQGKYKNNHFGKNEIEGDIIYFNCPEKAMTRDKNGLEFEYHKRYIDIHIVLEGEESIAYSAFDSLMETKGFDVENDYALMRGDIETEFYLDEKKFLIIFPYEPHIALLKVEKEKEIKKVIFKVEI, from the coding sequence ATGATTTACGGGGAAATTAAAGATATAAAAACATATAGAGGGCTATCAAAAAATTTAGATAAGGCTATTGAATATATAAGTCAAGGAAAATATAAAAATAATCATTTTGGAAAAAATGAGATAGAGGGAGATATTATTTATTTTAATTGTCCGGAAAAGGCAATGACAAGAGATAAGAATGGACTTGAATTTGAATATCATAAAAGATACATAGATATTCATATTGTTCTTGAAGGTGAAGAATCCATTGCTTACTCGGCATTTGATTCTCTTATGGAAACAAAAGGCTTTGATGTTGAAAATGACTATGCTTTGATGAGGGGAGATATAGAAACGGAATTTTATTTAGATGAGAAAAAATTTTTAATTATTTTTCCGTACGAGCCGCATATAGCTCTTTTAAAAGTTGAAAAGGAAAAAGAAATTAAAAAAGTTATTTTTAAAGTGGAAATATAA